The DNA region CGGGAACTGCTCGATTCGCTCCTCGGGCACACCCGCCTCCCGGAGCGCCGCCGCGAAGTCGGGTAGTTGCTGGCGGCAGTCCTTGCACCAGTCGCCGCCCCAGACTTTGAACGTCAGTCCCTCTCGCCCGAGCGCCTCGACGGCGTCTTCGTAGCCCGCAGGGCTCCACGTCGGATTCGGCTCCATCGTGTTCAGTTCCATTGGCCGGTCGTTGGCGGCGGAGGCTTTTAATGGCCTCGCTGGCGGTGATTCTGCGCGCACGGTCGATTCGAGACTCGCGTCCGCAGATTCGTGCGTCCGAGACGGCGTCGAACGTTGCCGGTGTCCGCCACCGGTTTACGTCACAATCGCTTACCGGTCGCCAATGAACGCGAGCATCCTCGATACGATCGGCTCGCCCCTGGTGCAACTGCAGTCACCGGAGGGC from Haloprofundus halobius includes:
- a CDS encoding thioredoxin family protein, whose translation is MELNTMEPNPTWSPAGYEDAVEALGREGLTFKVWGGDWCKDCRQQLPDFAAALREAGVPEERIEQFPVEKNDDGSKRGPRVGEYDIELIPTIVVEKNGEELVRYVEDEPIPATAYLGERLEEVEQTA